In Amycolatopsis sp. EV170708-02-1, the following are encoded in one genomic region:
- the macS gene encoding MacS family sensor histidine kinase translates to MTEPPLWRAVSALGTRDPATPLWRGVIVLRVTTLLFALGSFIVHYDGYANKWLAWTSFGVMTLWTVLSSVFYARPSSRWPWLVGVDLALTVVLMFTSAWILTTAQFDANTPLITTVWAAVPPAAAGTRFGALGGVLAGLVVSVVTGLVRWRFDVDVARDGFLLTASGFVIGLAATMARRSADALTRALRMEAATAERERLARSIHDSVLQVLARVRKRGAEFGGEAAELAKLAGEQEIALRALVTTEPTHSSENGTTDLRSALQLLATPSVQVSTPAGEVQLPEHVTAELVAVAREALSNVEKHAGDDAHAWVLLEDLGTEVVVSVRDDGPGIAPGVLERAAAEGHLGIAESIKGRVRDLGGSVALDTAPGQGTEWEVKVPVAARGKR, encoded by the coding sequence ATGACCGAGCCCCCGCTCTGGCGCGCCGTTTCGGCGCTCGGCACGCGGGACCCGGCCACTCCGCTGTGGCGCGGGGTGATCGTGCTTCGCGTGACGACGCTGCTCTTCGCGCTCGGCTCGTTCATCGTCCATTACGACGGCTACGCGAATAAGTGGCTCGCGTGGACGTCGTTCGGCGTGATGACGCTGTGGACGGTGCTGAGCAGCGTGTTCTACGCGCGGCCGTCGAGCCGCTGGCCGTGGCTGGTCGGCGTCGATCTCGCGCTGACCGTCGTCCTCATGTTCACCTCGGCGTGGATCCTGACCACCGCGCAGTTCGACGCCAACACCCCGCTCATCACGACGGTGTGGGCGGCGGTCCCGCCCGCGGCCGCCGGGACGCGGTTCGGCGCGCTCGGCGGGGTGCTCGCCGGGCTGGTGGTCTCGGTGGTCACCGGGCTGGTGCGCTGGCGGTTCGACGTCGACGTCGCGCGGGACGGCTTCCTGCTGACCGCGAGCGGGTTCGTGATCGGGCTCGCCGCGACCATGGCCCGCCGGTCGGCCGACGCGCTGACCAGGGCGTTGCGCATGGAGGCCGCGACGGCCGAACGGGAGCGGCTCGCCCGCTCGATCCACGACAGCGTCCTCCAGGTGCTCGCGCGGGTGCGCAAACGCGGCGCCGAATTCGGCGGGGAGGCCGCCGAACTGGCGAAGCTGGCCGGCGAGCAGGAGATCGCGCTGCGGGCGCTGGTCACCACCGAGCCGACGCATTCGAGCGAAAACGGGACCACCGACCTCCGGTCCGCGCTGCAGCTGCTCGCGACGCCGTCCGTGCAGGTTTCGACGCCCGCAGGCGAGGTCCAGCTGCCCGAACACGTGACCGCGGAGCTGGTGGCCGTGGCGCGCGAGGCGCTGTCGAACGTCGAGAAGCACGCGGGCGACGACGCGCACGCCTGGGTGCTGTTGGAGGACCTCGGCACCGAGGTCGTGGTCAGCGTCCGCGACGACGGCCCGGGGATCGCGCCCGGTGTCTTGGAACGCGCGGCGGCCGAGGGACATCTAGGTATCGCGGAGTCCATCAAGGGCCGCGTGCGGGATCTGGGCGGAAGCGTCGCCCTGGACACCGCGCCCGGCCAGGGCACGGAATGGGAAGTCAAGGTTCCAGTGGCGGCGAGGGGGAAGCGATGA
- a CDS encoding PE-PGRS family protein has translation MQSWAKRGLQTALVTGGLLMLGTGIASADEQVNPDTPASPLDANVTVPVEIDNNAVGTPLGQADLPGYKGEISTKAVTKPVSDALDSASSPGGSTDGIGGGLPSLSGKNAAVPAPLAAKDSARQITGGPTGGGFTTTDDILKGNKVVGDVVVPIQIVDNAIGVIGDAEVEGGTHDQTWSHNQDVETTGEGSSLAGNVVSLDWALPVQIAGNGGGLAGGTGRVVGGSASQSTTETGNITTDGEGSALSGNVLAGQFATPVQVTGNAASWIIGNANSSGYEAETEATSGGWVVTDGDESALGGNVGAVPIALPVKVNDNAAAAWGSLANSNSSSSADATAGDTTPGWSNVPSYVQTSGEDSAVAGNAIVPQTADVANVGGVAASWIGLANTGTDGGTSQSSTVDAGGFISSEGEGSAGGGNIVDPAVAAPVEVTCIAGTYIGSANVASCENTVDANAGNGTHTTGDDSTLAGNVVNTQAALAPEVFGVAGSHIGQATAEASETKTVTAGAYDGTTGNDSSGSGNIVQVPAAVPAEVFGVGGSFIGQSTASAEETKVVSGGGGGNTADDNGFLSSNLGTVPVSLPVQAFGIGGAFIGQGHGGADGDTTSNAGGDVHATGDGGAGSGNLVYGPVSLPVQAHNFAAVLGGIASGKGTNLTDSNAGGDATANGEEGALAGNIVQTPIGGTGQLTGHGIAGAGIAEGESVSDVLSEAGGDATTTGDEGAVSGNIVGVQALPIVPITHDAVAAAGLADAEGANTVDALSGGDVETSGLDGSLSGNILDIPAAVDPEVFGNAVAVAGAVSETEADSMITGQAGGDSITDGSGSALSGFNFHHPLVFVVPLNEFEIPILAIADENSTDSTVINEEEFTRAFTDTVGSEMPIDALPALPFGAPAVPSLNGAGALPTTPAIGGARADGPQVATLPVQVAGLTALKQLQTIPAQLPKSDLPELPGTPALPGVPALPNTPGLPGDAARADAPKVAQLPTLPALTKGLPTTGKLPVQLPTAGNLPTAGNLPAAGNLPAAGELPVQLPTTGTLPAVNSTPAMPTAQVPALAGVDSSPLSMFQRFIGTLTGKKFHTM, from the coding sequence ATGCAATCCTGGGCAAAGCGCGGACTCCAGACCGCGTTGGTCACGGGTGGGTTGTTGATGCTGGGCACCGGCATCGCCTCGGCTGACGAACAGGTCAACCCCGACACCCCGGCCTCCCCGCTCGACGCGAACGTCACCGTTCCGGTCGAGATCGACAACAACGCCGTTGGCACGCCCCTCGGCCAGGCCGACCTCCCCGGCTACAAGGGTGAGATCAGCACCAAGGCCGTCACCAAGCCCGTCTCGGACGCGCTGGACTCGGCTTCGTCGCCCGGCGGCAGCACCGACGGCATCGGTGGAGGGCTCCCCAGCCTCTCCGGCAAGAACGCCGCCGTCCCGGCGCCGCTGGCCGCCAAGGACTCGGCCCGCCAGATCACCGGCGGCCCGACCGGCGGTGGGTTCACCACCACGGACGACATCCTCAAGGGCAACAAGGTCGTCGGTGACGTCGTCGTCCCGATCCAGATCGTCGACAACGCCATCGGCGTGATCGGCGACGCCGAGGTCGAGGGCGGCACGCACGACCAGACCTGGTCGCACAACCAGGACGTCGAGACCACCGGTGAGGGCTCCAGCCTCGCCGGGAACGTCGTGTCCCTCGACTGGGCGCTGCCCGTGCAGATCGCCGGCAACGGCGGCGGGCTCGCCGGCGGCACCGGCCGCGTGGTCGGCGGTTCCGCCAGCCAGAGCACCACCGAGACCGGCAACATCACCACCGACGGCGAGGGCTCCGCCCTGTCCGGCAACGTGCTGGCCGGTCAGTTCGCCACCCCGGTCCAGGTCACCGGCAACGCCGCCTCCTGGATCATCGGCAACGCCAACAGCTCCGGCTACGAGGCCGAGACCGAGGCCACCTCCGGCGGCTGGGTCGTGACCGACGGTGACGAGTCCGCCCTCGGCGGCAACGTCGGCGCGGTGCCGATCGCCCTCCCGGTGAAGGTGAACGACAACGCGGCCGCCGCGTGGGGTTCGCTCGCGAACTCCAACAGCAGCTCGTCGGCCGACGCCACCGCCGGTGACACCACCCCCGGCTGGAGCAACGTCCCCAGCTACGTGCAGACCTCCGGCGAGGACTCGGCCGTCGCGGGTAACGCGATCGTGCCGCAGACCGCGGACGTCGCGAACGTCGGCGGCGTGGCCGCCAGCTGGATCGGCCTCGCGAACACCGGCACCGACGGCGGGACCAGCCAGTCCAGCACCGTCGACGCCGGTGGGTTCATCAGCAGCGAGGGCGAAGGCTCCGCCGGCGGCGGCAACATCGTCGACCCGGCCGTGGCCGCTCCCGTCGAGGTGACCTGCATCGCGGGCACCTACATCGGCAGCGCGAACGTCGCCTCCTGCGAGAACACCGTCGACGCGAACGCCGGGAACGGCACCCACACCACGGGTGACGACTCCACCCTGGCGGGCAACGTCGTCAACACCCAGGCCGCGCTGGCCCCCGAGGTGTTCGGCGTCGCCGGCTCGCACATCGGACAGGCGACCGCCGAGGCGTCCGAGACGAAGACCGTGACCGCGGGTGCGTACGACGGCACCACCGGCAACGACTCGTCCGGCTCGGGCAACATCGTCCAGGTCCCGGCCGCGGTTCCGGCCGAGGTCTTCGGCGTCGGTGGCTCGTTCATCGGTCAGAGCACCGCTTCGGCCGAGGAGACCAAGGTCGTCTCCGGTGGCGGCGGCGGGAACACCGCCGACGACAACGGCTTCCTCAGCTCCAACCTGGGCACCGTGCCGGTTTCGCTGCCGGTGCAGGCGTTCGGGATCGGTGGCGCGTTCATCGGCCAGGGCCACGGCGGCGCCGACGGTGACACCACCTCCAACGCGGGCGGCGACGTCCACGCGACCGGTGACGGTGGCGCGGGCTCGGGCAACCTGGTCTACGGCCCGGTCTCCCTGCCGGTCCAGGCGCACAACTTCGCCGCGGTGCTCGGCGGCATCGCCTCGGGCAAGGGCACGAACCTCACCGACTCCAACGCGGGCGGCGACGCCACGGCGAACGGTGAAGAAGGCGCGCTGGCGGGCAACATCGTCCAGACGCCGATCGGCGGCACGGGCCAGCTGACCGGGCACGGCATCGCCGGCGCGGGCATCGCCGAGGGCGAGAGCGTCAGCGACGTCCTTTCGGAGGCGGGTGGCGACGCCACCACCACCGGTGACGAGGGCGCGGTTTCGGGCAACATCGTCGGCGTACAGGCGCTGCCGATCGTGCCGATCACCCACGACGCGGTCGCGGCCGCCGGCCTGGCCGACGCCGAAGGCGCCAACACCGTCGACGCCCTTTCGGGTGGCGACGTGGAGACCTCGGGTCTCGACGGATCGCTCTCGGGCAACATCCTCGACATCCCGGCCGCGGTCGACCCCGAGGTGTTCGGCAACGCCGTCGCGGTGGCCGGTGCCGTGTCCGAGACCGAAGCCGACAGCATGATCACCGGCCAGGCCGGTGGCGACAGCATCACCGACGGCAGCGGATCGGCCCTCTCGGGCTTCAACTTCCACCACCCGCTGGTGTTCGTGGTCCCGCTGAACGAGTTCGAGATCCCGATCCTGGCGATCGCGGACGAGAACTCGACCGACTCCACCGTGATCAACGAGGAGGAGTTCACCCGCGCCTTCACCGACACGGTCGGTTCGGAGATGCCGATCGACGCGCTGCCCGCGCTGCCGTTCGGTGCCCCCGCGGTGCCGTCGCTGAACGGTGCCGGCGCCCTGCCGACCACCCCGGCGATCGGTGGCGCCCGCGCCGACGGTCCCCAGGTGGCGACCCTCCCGGTGCAGGTGGCCGGCCTGACCGCGCTCAAGCAGCTGCAGACCATCCCGGCGCAGCTGCCGAAGTCGGACCTGCCCGAGCTGCCCGGCACCCCGGCCCTGCCCGGTGTCCCGGCCCTGCCGAACACCCCGGGGCTGCCCGGTGACGCCGCTCGTGCGGACGCCCCCAAGGTCGCGCAGCTGCCGACCCTGCCGGCGCTGACCAAGGGCCTGCCCACCACGGGCAAGCTGCCGGTTCAGCTGCCGACCGCGGGCAACCTGCCCACCGCCGGCAACCTGCCTGCCGCCGGCAACCTGCCTGCCGCGGGCGAGCTGCCGGTGCAGCTGCCCACCACGGGCACCCTGCCCGCGGTGAACAGCACCCCGGCGATGCCGACCGCGCAGGTCCCGGCTCTGGCGGGCGTCGACTCGTCGCCGCTGAGCATGTTCCAGCGTTTCATCGGCACCCTGACCGGCAAGAAGTTCCACACCATGTGA
- a CDS encoding MFS transporter yields the protein MTTTMTPTRAGRREWVGLAVLALPTFLVSLDVFVLILALPKLSQSLGADSTQQLWIMDVYGFMIAGFMVTMGTLGDRIGRRKLLLIGATAFGLASVLAAFSTSALMLIAARAILGIAGATLAPSTLALISNLFSDSRQRSLAIGIWAGCFTVGAIVGPMVGGVLLEHYWWGSVFLLGVPAMVLLLVVGPKLLPEYRNENAGRLDLASVALSLVTILPTVYGIKELAREGVHVVPAASLLIGLGFGAVFVRRQRTLRDPLIDLTLFRGRAFSTALGGMCAFSMLGGTTMLFVAQFFQIVLELSPIGAALALLPGMLASTVSFLAAPILARRVRPATLIATGLAGAIAGFLLLTQVEASAGPVIPSIAFAITCLCGGPLITLGTDLVVGSVPPEKAGSAASLSQTGNEFGYALGIATVGTLGNAVTRSRLADAVPAHDAFASGMHAVSGLAALVLAAVAYFVVRHLRHI from the coding sequence ATGACGACCACCATGACCCCGACGCGGGCGGGACGCCGGGAATGGGTCGGGCTGGCCGTGCTGGCCCTGCCCACCTTCCTGGTCTCCCTCGACGTGTTCGTGCTGATCCTCGCGCTGCCGAAGCTCAGCCAGAGCCTCGGCGCCGACAGCACCCAGCAGCTGTGGATCATGGACGTCTACGGCTTCATGATCGCCGGGTTCATGGTCACCATGGGCACCCTCGGCGACCGCATCGGCCGCCGGAAACTGCTGCTCATCGGCGCCACGGCGTTCGGGCTGGCCTCCGTGCTCGCCGCGTTCTCGACCAGCGCGCTGATGCTCATCGCCGCCCGCGCGATCCTCGGGATCGCGGGTGCGACGCTGGCGCCGTCGACGCTCGCCCTCATCAGCAACCTGTTCTCCGACAGCCGTCAGCGCTCCCTCGCGATCGGCATCTGGGCGGGCTGTTTCACCGTCGGCGCGATCGTGGGTCCGATGGTCGGCGGCGTGCTGCTGGAGCACTACTGGTGGGGTTCGGTGTTCCTGCTCGGTGTCCCCGCGATGGTCCTGCTGCTCGTGGTCGGCCCGAAGCTCCTGCCCGAGTACCGCAACGAGAACGCCGGCCGCCTCGACCTCGCGAGCGTCGCGCTTTCGCTGGTCACGATCCTGCCCACGGTCTACGGCATCAAGGAGCTCGCCCGCGAGGGTGTGCACGTGGTCCCGGCGGCCTCGCTCCTGATCGGTCTCGGCTTCGGCGCGGTGTTCGTGCGGCGCCAGCGGACCCTGCGGGACCCGCTGATCGACCTGACGCTGTTCCGCGGCCGTGCGTTCTCGACGGCGTTGGGCGGGATGTGCGCGTTTTCGATGCTCGGCGGGACGACCATGCTGTTCGTCGCGCAGTTCTTCCAGATCGTGCTGGAGCTTTCCCCGATCGGCGCCGCGCTGGCGCTGCTGCCCGGGATGCTGGCTTCGACCGTCAGCTTCCTGGCCGCCCCGATCCTCGCCCGTCGCGTCCGCCCCGCGACGTTGATCGCCACCGGGCTGGCCGGTGCGATCGCGGGGTTCCTGCTGCTGACGCAGGTCGAGGCGAGCGCCGGTCCGGTGATCCCGTCGATCGCGTTCGCCATCACCTGCCTGTGCGGCGGCCCGCTGATCACCCTGGGCACGGATCTGGTCGTCGGCTCCGTGCCGCCGGAGAAGGCCGGTTCGGCGGCCTCGCTTTCGCAGACCGGCAACGAATTCGGCTACGCGCTGGGCATCGCGACCGTCGGGACGCTGGGCAACGCGGTCACCCGGTCCCGGCTCGCCGACGCCGTCCCCGCGCACGACGCGTTCGCCAGCGGGATGCACGCGGTGTCCGGGCTGGCCGCGCTGGTGCTGGCCGCGGTCGCGTACTTCGTGGTCCGGCACCTGCGCCACATCTAG
- a CDS encoding AI-2E family transporter gives MSEPQRKQPEFDPANPFLSESTEDVTNLVPRGLRIGAALSWRFIVVIAALYVIVFLIGYLSVVVIPLSIALLLAALLAPAVSKLTALRFPRGLAAGIVLIAGLAVLGGLLTFVVAQFSSGLPELQKQLTESLNQIKVWLIDGPLHLRQEQIQEFINQAISFLQNNQASITTTALTTAGTVGEIVTGFILTLFILIFFLSGGDQIWKFLVRGVPGRVRNRVDVAGRRGFASLVSYVRATAAVAVVDAVGIGIGLAIVGVPLVIPLATLVFLGAFIPIIGAVIAGAVAVLIALVTKGVVGALIVLAIVIGVMQLESHVLQPILLGRAVKLHPLAVVLAITAGLVAAGIAGALLSVPLLAVLNAGIRSLLHEQDPDPAEIDVLRDQAAQPNDPGEEAEAKS, from the coding sequence GTGAGCGAGCCCCAGCGCAAACAGCCGGAATTCGACCCGGCGAACCCGTTCCTTTCGGAGTCCACCGAAGACGTCACCAACCTCGTGCCCCGCGGCCTGCGGATCGGCGCGGCGTTGTCGTGGCGGTTCATCGTGGTGATCGCCGCGCTCTACGTCATCGTGTTCCTCATCGGCTATCTGTCGGTGGTCGTGATCCCGTTGTCGATCGCGCTGCTGCTCGCCGCGCTGCTCGCACCGGCGGTCTCCAAGCTGACGGCGTTGAGGTTCCCGCGCGGGCTGGCGGCCGGGATAGTGCTGATCGCGGGCCTCGCGGTGCTCGGCGGGCTGCTGACGTTCGTCGTCGCGCAGTTCTCCTCCGGCCTGCCGGAACTGCAGAAGCAGCTGACGGAGAGCCTCAACCAGATCAAGGTCTGGCTCATCGACGGGCCGCTGCACCTGCGCCAGGAGCAGATCCAGGAGTTCATCAACCAGGCGATCAGCTTCCTGCAGAACAATCAGGCGTCGATCACCACCACCGCGCTCACCACGGCGGGCACGGTCGGCGAGATCGTCACCGGTTTCATCCTGACGCTGTTCATCCTCATCTTCTTCCTCTCCGGCGGCGACCAGATCTGGAAGTTCCTCGTGCGCGGCGTGCCGGGCCGCGTGCGGAACCGGGTCGACGTCGCGGGGCGGCGGGGCTTCGCGTCGCTGGTCAGCTACGTGCGCGCGACGGCGGCGGTGGCCGTGGTCGACGCCGTCGGTATCGGCATCGGCCTGGCGATCGTCGGCGTGCCGCTGGTGATCCCGCTGGCGACGCTGGTGTTCCTCGGCGCCTTCATCCCGATCATCGGCGCGGTGATCGCGGGCGCCGTCGCCGTGCTGATCGCGCTGGTGACGAAGGGCGTCGTCGGCGCGCTGATCGTGCTGGCCATCGTCATCGGTGTCATGCAGCTGGAGAGCCACGTGCTGCAGCCGATCCTGCTCGGCCGCGCGGTGAAGCTGCACCCGCTGGCCGTGGTGCTCGCGATCACCGCCGGTCTCGTCGCCGCCGGGATCGCCGGCGCGCTGCTGTCGGTGCCGTTGCTCGCGGTGCTCAACGCGGGTATCCGGTCCCTGCTGCACGAACAGGATCCCGATCCGGCCGAGATCGACGTCCTGCGGGATCAGGCGGCCCAGCCGAACGACCCCGGGGAAGAGGCCGAAGCCAAGTCATGA
- a CDS encoding response regulator transcription factor, whose product MTEAPQVSVMVVDDHPMWRDGVARDLAEHGFDVKATAPDAPAAVRIARTVRPDVVLMDLNLGETSGVDATREITAELPSTKVLVLSASGEHSDVLEAVKAGASGYLVKSASASELVDAVKRTAAGDPVFTAGLAGLVLGEYRRMADAPDDGPAPPRLTERETDVLRLVAKGMTARQIAEKLVLSHRTVENHVQSTLRKLQLHNRVELARYAIEHGLDEE is encoded by the coding sequence ATGACCGAAGCGCCTCAGGTCTCGGTGATGGTGGTCGACGACCATCCGATGTGGCGGGACGGCGTCGCGCGCGACCTGGCCGAGCACGGGTTCGACGTGAAGGCCACCGCGCCGGACGCGCCCGCCGCGGTGCGGATCGCGCGCACGGTCCGGCCGGACGTCGTGCTGATGGACCTCAACCTCGGCGAGACGTCGGGCGTCGACGCCACCCGCGAGATCACCGCGGAACTGCCGTCGACGAAGGTGCTCGTGCTGTCCGCGAGCGGCGAGCACAGCGACGTCCTCGAGGCGGTCAAGGCCGGGGCGTCGGGATACCTGGTGAAATCGGCTTCGGCGAGCGAACTGGTGGACGCGGTCAAGCGGACCGCGGCGGGCGACCCGGTGTTCACCGCCGGGCTCGCCGGGCTCGTCCTCGGCGAGTACCGCCGGATGGCCGACGCGCCTGACGACGGGCCCGCGCCGCCGCGGCTGACCGAACGCGAGACCGACGTCCTGCGCCTGGTCGCGAAGGGGATGACGGCGCGGCAGATCGCCGAGAAACTCGTGCTCTCGCATCGGACGGTGGAGAACCACGTCCAGTCGACGCTGCGCAAACTCCAGCTGCACAACCGCGTCGAACTCGCCCGGTACGCCATCGAACACGGGCTGGACGAGGAATAG
- the ptsP gene encoding phosphoenolpyruvate--protein phosphotransferase, which translates to MPSESLSGVAVSPGRASGPVVRVAEPLGEPASTPAPADPAAEAARIAPAAQIVAGRLEKLAETATGEAATILITTAAMAADPALVSSAEQLVKDQNLPAPRAVHQAAGKFADALAAAGGYMAERARDVLDVRDRLIAELLGIAPPGVPDLSSPSVLVARDLAPADTAGLDPDKVLALVTEEGGPTSHTAILARALGIPAVVAVRGILALDAQALAVDGDTGVVEVADPNAEVVAAAKTGAIEWDGTGATSDGHRVKVLGNVGSATDAQTAAEAGAEGVGLFRTEFCYLDASSEPSVEEQRKAYTAVLTPFRGKPVIVRTLDAGADKPLAFLEPEDEPNPALGVRGLRVAFDRPEILDRQLEAIAGAAQDSGAEVSVMAPMVATAAEAAWFAERARAAGIARAGVMIEIPAAALTAREILDAVDFVSVGTNDLAQYTFAADRQLGAVAKLNDPWQPGLLRLLKIIGQAAKDTGKPAGVCGEAAADPRLALVLAGLGLTSLSMNAPAVRAVGASLAATTLAECEALADAALATSDPVAARQAANSVAR; encoded by the coding sequence ATGCCGTCTGAGTCACTGTCCGGGGTCGCCGTCAGTCCCGGCCGCGCGAGCGGTCCTGTCGTCCGGGTCGCCGAGCCGCTCGGTGAACCCGCGAGCACACCGGCACCGGCCGATCCCGCCGCCGAGGCCGCCCGGATCGCCCCGGCCGCGCAGATCGTGGCCGGCAGGCTCGAGAAGCTCGCCGAGACGGCCACCGGCGAGGCCGCGACGATCCTCATCACCACCGCGGCGATGGCGGCCGACCCGGCGCTCGTCTCCTCGGCGGAGCAACTCGTCAAAGACCAGAACCTGCCCGCACCGCGTGCGGTACATCAGGCGGCGGGGAAGTTCGCCGACGCGCTCGCGGCCGCCGGCGGTTACATGGCCGAGCGGGCCCGCGACGTCCTCGACGTGCGCGACAGGCTCATCGCCGAACTGCTCGGCATCGCGCCTCCTGGCGTCCCCGACCTGTCGTCGCCGAGCGTGCTCGTCGCCCGCGACCTCGCGCCCGCCGACACCGCCGGCCTCGACCCGGACAAGGTGCTGGCGCTTGTCACCGAAGAGGGCGGCCCCACCAGCCACACCGCGATCCTCGCCCGCGCGCTCGGGATTCCCGCCGTCGTCGCGGTCCGCGGCATCCTCGCGCTCGACGCGCAAGCGCTTGCGGTGGACGGTGACACCGGCGTCGTCGAGGTCGCGGACCCGAACGCCGAAGTCGTCGCGGCCGCCAAGACCGGCGCGATCGAGTGGGACGGCACCGGCGCGACCTCCGACGGGCACCGGGTGAAGGTGCTCGGCAACGTCGGGTCCGCCACCGACGCCCAGACCGCCGCCGAGGCGGGTGCGGAAGGTGTCGGCCTCTTCCGCACCGAGTTCTGCTACCTCGACGCCTCCTCCGAGCCGAGCGTCGAAGAGCAGCGCAAGGCCTACACCGCCGTGCTCACGCCGTTCCGCGGCAAGCCGGTCATCGTCCGCACCCTCGACGCGGGCGCGGACAAACCCCTCGCGTTCCTGGAGCCCGAGGACGAGCCCAACCCGGCGCTCGGCGTACGCGGCCTTCGTGTCGCCTTCGACCGTCCCGAGATCCTCGACCGCCAGCTCGAGGCCATCGCGGGTGCCGCGCAGGACTCCGGCGCCGAGGTTTCGGTGATGGCCCCGATGGTCGCCACCGCCGCCGAGGCCGCCTGGTTCGCCGAGCGCGCCCGCGCCGCCGGAATCGCCCGTGCGGGCGTGATGATCGAGATCCCGGCCGCCGCGCTGACCGCCCGCGAGATCCTCGACGCGGTCGACTTCGTCTCCGTCGGCACCAACGACCTCGCGCAGTACACCTTCGCCGCGGATCGCCAGCTCGGCGCCGTCGCCAAGCTCAACGACCCGTGGCAGCCCGGCCTGCTGCGCCTGCTCAAGATCATCGGCCAGGCCGCGAAGGACACCGGCAAGCCCGCCGGGGTCTGCGGTGAGGCCGCCGCCGACCCGAGGCTCGCGCTGGTGCTGGCCGGGCTCGGCCTGACCAGCCTTTCGATGAACGCGCCCGCCGTGCGCGCGGTCGGCGCGAGCCTGGCGGCCACGACGCTGGCCGAATGCGAGGCGCTGGCCGACGCCGCGTTGGCCACGTCGGACCCGGTCGCCGCCCGGCAGGCCGCGAATTCTGTCGCGCGCTGA
- a CDS encoding DUF1707 domain-containing protein, which translates to MGEEEQPATETKPLTGRDIRVSDAEREHVVEVLQKAIGLGMLNLDEFTERTDRALASKTRGELNAVLTDLPGLVHPEAGMVPRQQQNPWAPPQQPAYASTSGVMELNGKYSALQRNGNWLVPESMVIRNKYGATKLDFSQAEIRYPVVHIELQAKWGPVEITIPEDGAVDTNSITDIKFGNLDDRTRSNGRPGTPRFVITGRVHGGSLIIKYPRRGFFG; encoded by the coding sequence ATGGGCGAGGAAGAGCAGCCGGCGACCGAAACCAAGCCGTTGACCGGACGGGACATCAGGGTCTCCGACGCGGAGCGCGAGCACGTCGTCGAGGTCCTGCAGAAGGCGATCGGCCTCGGGATGCTGAACCTCGACGAGTTCACCGAGCGGACCGACCGCGCCCTCGCCTCCAAGACCCGCGGTGAGCTGAACGCGGTGCTCACGGATCTGCCCGGCCTGGTGCATCCCGAAGCCGGGATGGTGCCCCGGCAGCAGCAGAACCCGTGGGCTCCGCCTCAGCAGCCCGCCTACGCCTCGACGTCCGGTGTCATGGAACTCAACGGCAAGTACTCGGCGTTGCAGCGCAACGGGAACTGGCTCGTCCCCGAGTCGATGGTGATCCGGAACAAGTACGGCGCCACGAAACTGGACTTCTCCCAGGCCGAGATCCGGTATCCGGTGGTGCATATCGAACTGCAGGCCAAATGGGGGCCGGTGGAGATCACCATCCCCGAGGACGGCGCCGTCGACACCAACTCGATCACCGACATCAAGTTCGGCAACCTCGACGACCGGACCCGCTCGAACGGCCGCCCCGGCACGCCCCGGTTCGTCATCACCGGGCGCGTGCACGGGGGGTCGCTGATCATCAAGTACCCGCGGCGGGGTTTCTTCGGCTAG